The following coding sequences are from one Gemmatimonadota bacterium window:
- a CDS encoding Gfo/Idh/MocA family oxidoreductase, which yields MPHGPADAPLSRRDLLKAAGAASAAIAVSSTESHATPTPPPQTTLSAATMMGVPFERHAKVRVAIVGTGLRGSSVLGELLAVDGVQITALCDIVPAKVARAAKRVTDAGQPAPATYSSGDRAFEELVKRDDIDIVYTATPWPWHTPVCLAAMKAGKHAATEVPAATSLAECWELVRTSERTRKHCLMMENCCYDFNEMLVDTMVKKGLFGEIMYAEAAYIHDLRSILFEDRDEGLWRRKPHTNRDGNFYPTHGLGPVAWYLDIHKGDRFDYLVSMSTPERGLTEWREAKVPKESPKWQEKYVAGDINSSFIKTIRGKTILLQHNVTLPTPYDRLNSVRGTKGVFKDYPGRIFLEGQPGGHAFKPVDTYKAEHTHPLWQRVGEIARQKGGHGGMDYIMAFRMVECMREGLVPDFDVYDAAAWSAPWPLSEASLAKGSAPMKFPDFSNGAWQRPRTGA from the coding sequence ATGCCGCACGGACCTGCCGACGCGCCGCTCTCCCGGCGCGACCTGCTCAAGGCTGCTGGCGCCGCCAGCGCTGCGATCGCCGTTTCCAGCACCGAGAGCCACGCGACGCCAACGCCACCACCCCAGACGACGCTGAGTGCGGCGACGATGATGGGCGTGCCGTTCGAGCGGCATGCGAAGGTGCGCGTGGCCATCGTCGGCACCGGCCTTCGCGGCAGCTCGGTCCTCGGCGAACTGCTCGCGGTCGATGGCGTGCAGATCACCGCGCTCTGCGACATCGTCCCGGCGAAGGTGGCACGCGCCGCGAAGCGGGTCACCGACGCCGGCCAGCCCGCCCCCGCGACCTACAGCAGTGGCGACCGTGCCTTCGAGGAGCTGGTGAAGCGCGACGACATCGACATCGTCTACACCGCCACCCCGTGGCCCTGGCACACGCCGGTCTGCCTCGCCGCGATGAAGGCCGGCAAGCACGCCGCCACGGAAGTCCCGGCGGCGACGTCGCTCGCCGAGTGCTGGGAACTGGTGCGCACGTCGGAGCGGACGCGGAAGCACTGCCTGATGATGGAGAACTGCTGCTACGACTTCAACGAGATGCTGGTCGACACGATGGTGAAGAAGGGGCTCTTCGGCGAGATCATGTACGCCGAGGCCGCCTACATTCACGACCTGCGCAGCATCCTCTTCGAGGATCGTGACGAAGGGCTCTGGCGACGGAAGCCGCACACCAACCGCGACGGCAACTTCTACCCGACCCACGGCCTCGGCCCGGTCGCGTGGTATCTCGACATCCACAAGGGCGACCGCTTCGACTATCTCGTCTCGATGTCGACCCCGGAGCGCGGGTTGACGGAGTGGCGCGAAGCGAAGGTGCCGAAGGAGTCGCCGAAGTGGCAGGAGAAGTACGTCGCCGGCGACATCAACTCCTCGTTCATCAAGACGATCCGCGGCAAGACCATCCTGCTGCAGCACAACGTGACCCTCCCCACGCCGTATGACCGGCTCAACTCGGTCCGCGGCACCAAGGGGGTCTTCAAGGACTATCCGGGTCGCATCTTCCTCGAAGGGCAGCCGGGCGGCCACGCGTTCAAGCCCGTCGACACCTACAAGGCGGAGCACACCCACCCGCTCTGGCAGCGCGTCGGCGAAATCGCGCGGCAGAAGGGCGGCCACGGCGGGATGGATTACATCATGGCCTTCCGGATGGTCGAGTGCATGCGCGAGGGGCTGGTGCCGGACTTCGATGTCTATGACGCCGCCGCGTGGAGTGCGCCGTGGCCGCTCTCCGAGGCGTCGCTTGCCAAGGGCAGTGCGCCGATGAAGTTCCCGGACTTCTCCAACGGCGCCTGGCAGCGGCCGCGGACGGGCGCGTGA
- a CDS encoding dienelactone hydrolase family protein, with the protein MRYRTALRPGLPSVAREDTTPDPESFEWGQQSLTAFLETLPARFDGLPGGIILGGFSQGGTTALGQLLRHPGSVRGVMVCSGFLADHPTVAATPHTVGTTPIFWGHGTADMAIPHEHGAAGQHALRMANARLTSHSYEGMGHTIGSAEVADMKAWLAALG; encoded by the coding sequence GTGCGCTACCGGACTGCGCTACGTCCCGGACTCCCCTCGGTTGCCCGTGAGGACACGACACCGGACCCCGAGTCGTTCGAGTGGGGCCAGCAGTCGCTCACGGCCTTCCTGGAGACGCTCCCTGCCCGCTTCGACGGGCTGCCGGGGGGCATCATCCTCGGCGGCTTCTCCCAGGGCGGCACGACGGCGCTGGGACAGCTCCTGCGGCATCCAGGCAGCGTGCGCGGCGTGATGGTCTGCAGTGGCTTCCTGGCCGACCATCCCACGGTCGCGGCGACCCCGCACACCGTGGGGACGACGCCGATCTTCTGGGGCCATGGCACCGCCGACATGGCGATTCCCCACGAGCATGGTGCGGCTGGCCAGCACGCGCTGCGGATGGCCAATGCGCGGCTCACATCGCACTCGTACGAAGGGATGGGGCACACCATCGGGTCAGCCGAGGTCGCGGACATGAAGGCGTGGCTGGCGGCGCTTGGGTAG
- a CDS encoding NTP transferase domain-containing protein, producing MTAAAATAAVILARGLGSRMRRPAEGVALDPRQAAAAAAGLKGMIPDDAGRPFLDHVLSSLADGGITDVCLVVAPDHAAIRAHYTAHPPTRVRLAWAIQAEPRGTADAVLAAESWAAGRDVLVLNADNLYPVAAIAALVTLGGPGLIAFDPEALVREGNIEAARIASFAILTLREDGSVAAIIEKPDAVTLAAAGPTPWVSMNLFRLDHSLFAACHDVTPSPRGELELPTAVTLAIGRGTRLQAVTMRAGVLDLSRQDDIAAVAAALATARCAP from the coding sequence ATGACCGCCGCGGCCGCGACCGCCGCCGTCATTCTCGCGCGCGGGCTCGGCAGCCGCATGCGCCGCCCCGCCGAAGGGGTGGCGCTCGACCCGCGGCAGGCCGCCGCCGCGGCCGCCGGCCTCAAAGGGATGATCCCCGACGACGCCGGACGGCCGTTTCTCGACCACGTCCTCTCGTCGCTCGCTGATGGCGGCATCACCGATGTTTGTCTCGTTGTCGCTCCGGACCACGCCGCCATCCGCGCGCACTACACGGCACATCCGCCGACCCGGGTGCGACTGGCCTGGGCGATTCAGGCCGAGCCCCGGGGCACGGCGGACGCGGTGCTCGCCGCCGAGTCGTGGGCCGCGGGTCGAGATGTGCTGGTGCTCAACGCCGACAACCTCTATCCGGTCGCCGCGATCGCCGCACTGGTCACACTCGGCGGTCCGGGCCTGATCGCGTTCGACCCCGAGGCGCTGGTGCGCGAGGGCAACATCGAGGCGGCGCGGATCGCGTCGTTCGCGATCCTCACGCTCCGGGAGGACGGCAGCGTCGCGGCCATCATCGAGAAGCCTGACGCCGTGACCCTCGCCGCTGCGGGGCCGACGCCGTGGGTGAGCATGAATCTCTTTCGACTCGACCACTCGCTCTTTGCGGCGTGTCACGACGTGACCCCGTCGCCGCGTGGCGAGCTGGAACTGCCCACCGCAGTGACCCTGGCCATCGGACGCGGGACTCGGCTGCAGGCGGTCACCATGCGGGCCGGCGTCCTCGACCTGTCGCGGCAGGATGACATCGCCGCGGTGGCCGCCGCACTCGCCACCGCGCGGTGTGCGCCGTGA
- a CDS encoding APC family permease, which yields MTTPHTRAPLGFAAALATVVANIVGTGVFTTLGFQVLGTTDGFALLAAWGIGGLIAVAGALCYGELSAAIRGSGGEYRFLGRIYAPAVGTVAGWVSVAVGFAAPVALAAMALGRYAGPLLEIPAGSLAVAAIVAATGVHLLAPAVGGKVQVVVTTVKVLLILAFVAMGLAASGTTLSVAPSAASMGQMTSGAFAISLIFVSYAYTGFNAAAYFQGEVVNAERNVPRALVLGTLLVTALYMGLNWVFLRTTPITELAGQVEIGAIAAGHIFGDAGGRLMSGVIALLLISTISAMTLAGPRVIEAMAEDNPPLRPLAQRTATGSPSRAVLLQGGLALLFVLTDSFEGILTYASFTLNLFMVLAVVGVILLRKREPTLPRPYRVWGYPWTPLFFAAFSIWSLLVVVRDRPMEAVGGVVTLGVAALLTWLVAAVPADESGAA from the coding sequence ATGACCACACCCCATACGCGCGCTCCGCTCGGCTTCGCCGCCGCCCTCGCCACCGTCGTGGCCAACATCGTCGGCACCGGCGTCTTCACCACGCTCGGCTTCCAGGTGCTGGGCACCACGGATGGCTTTGCCCTCCTCGCGGCCTGGGGCATCGGCGGTCTCATCGCAGTGGCCGGCGCACTCTGTTACGGCGAGCTTTCGGCGGCCATCCGCGGCTCGGGGGGCGAGTACCGCTTCCTCGGCCGGATCTATGCGCCCGCTGTCGGAACCGTCGCCGGATGGGTGTCAGTGGCCGTCGGCTTCGCGGCACCGGTCGCGCTCGCCGCGATGGCGCTGGGCCGGTACGCCGGTCCGCTGCTCGAGATCCCGGCGGGTTCCCTGGCCGTCGCCGCCATCGTGGCCGCCACCGGTGTGCACCTCCTCGCGCCGGCGGTCGGCGGCAAGGTGCAGGTGGTGGTCACCACCGTGAAGGTGCTGCTCATCCTCGCCTTCGTGGCGATGGGACTGGCCGCGTCGGGCACCACGCTGAGTGTGGCGCCGAGCGCGGCCTCGATGGGGCAGATGACGAGCGGCGCCTTTGCGATCTCGCTGATCTTCGTCTCGTACGCCTACACCGGCTTCAACGCGGCGGCGTATTTCCAGGGGGAAGTCGTGAACGCGGAACGCAACGTGCCGCGCGCGCTGGTCCTCGGCACGCTGCTGGTCACGGCGCTCTACATGGGATTGAACTGGGTCTTCCTGCGCACCACGCCGATCACCGAGCTCGCAGGGCAGGTGGAGATCGGGGCGATCGCCGCCGGGCACATCTTCGGCGACGCGGGAGGGCGGTTGATGAGCGGGGTCATCGCCCTGCTCCTGATCTCCACGATTTCAGCGATGACGCTCGCCGGCCCGCGCGTGATCGAAGCGATGGCGGAGGACAATCCGCCCTTGCGACCGCTGGCACAGCGCACCGCCACCGGGAGTCCCAGCCGCGCGGTCTTGTTGCAGGGCGGCCTCGCCCTGCTCTTCGTGCTGACCGATTCGTTCGAGGGGATCCTCACCTACGCCTCCTTCACCTTGAATCTCTTCATGGTGCTGGCGGTGGTGGGCGTCATTCTGCTGCGCAAGCGGGAGCCGACGCTGCCGCGCCCCTATCGAGTCTGGGGCTATCCGTGGACGCCGCTCTTCTTTGCGGCGTTCTCGATCTGGTCGTTGTTGGTGGTCGTGCGCGATCGCCCGATGGAGGCGGTGGGCGGCGTGGTGACGTTGGGGGTGGCGGCGCTACTGACGTGGCTCGTGGCGGCGGTGCCGGCCGACGAGTCGGGGGCGGCTTAG
- a CDS encoding glycosyltransferase — protein MPAIGRPDAALAVLDISEYFGDRSGGVRTYLHAKGRYIASRPTLRRTLVVPGALDAIREQPGDRTYQLRGPAIPFASYRLMLATRTVARIIAHERPDVVEVGSAYLVPWLVSRARRRHPAKVAWYYHSNLPRLVVPDFERRGIGPALVARTIGDYVRRLSRLADVTLAASDFSARELERWGVARIERVTLGVDTEQFTPGRRVRREAVRAQLGVDEGPLVGFVGRLATEKQVDVLLRAWPTVARRSGATLVSVGDGPQAARLAALARGQRVIMRPHLTDRDALADLLAALDLYVSPAPFETFGLAVCEALASGVPVVSVDHGAAAELVRASGGVAHAARRRGGPGRGDSRRHRTVIANRSPLPLAHMSTGIIDGTPPSDSCSTSTVAWSHEPSAGGAPRLCGTRRRRSGGAELATPRPHRECRIHAAAGRGAPRQSAGRCRRRAVADAGWGEPARVAGLAATGMGMPAIVATIGWELVTAWPTLLAMGAILLLVAAPEWLASTGPLLAERVAASKSTLVLLGTVMVIGGIAASGLRRRIAAAIGGRIAEYVIPWRGMRRRALVMSVALSAVNVAARTALLPVLAMGLTSPPSPEVVWLGSFALVYGQLIFPTPAGVGAVEFGLAGGAAGDLGSDLGVLLAWRWWATLLPALLGLMVAWELRGALRRLVRPR, from the coding sequence TTGCCGGCCATCGGTCGGCCGGACGCCGCGCTCGCGGTCCTCGACATTTCGGAATACTTCGGCGATCGCAGCGGCGGCGTCCGCACGTACCTGCACGCGAAGGGCCGCTACATCGCCTCGCGGCCGACACTGCGCCGCACGTTGGTCGTCCCGGGTGCACTGGACGCCATTCGCGAACAGCCCGGCGACCGCACCTACCAACTGCGTGGTCCCGCGATCCCCTTTGCGTCGTATCGCCTGATGCTGGCGACGCGTACCGTGGCGCGCATCATCGCGCACGAGCGCCCGGATGTGGTCGAGGTCGGATCGGCCTACCTGGTCCCATGGCTCGTTTCGCGCGCGCGGCGACGCCACCCGGCCAAGGTGGCGTGGTACTACCACAGCAATCTCCCGCGTCTGGTCGTCCCCGATTTTGAACGGCGTGGCATCGGGCCGGCGCTGGTCGCCCGCACGATTGGTGACTACGTGCGCCGCTTGAGCCGGCTCGCCGATGTCACGCTCGCCGCCTCGGACTTCTCTGCGCGCGAGCTCGAGCGGTGGGGCGTCGCGCGCATCGAGCGGGTGACGCTCGGCGTCGACACGGAGCAGTTCACGCCGGGTCGCCGCGTACGCCGGGAGGCGGTGCGCGCGCAGCTCGGTGTCGACGAGGGTCCGCTGGTCGGCTTCGTGGGCCGACTCGCCACGGAAAAGCAGGTGGACGTCCTGCTTCGTGCCTGGCCCACCGTGGCTCGGCGGAGCGGGGCGACGTTGGTCAGCGTCGGCGACGGGCCACAGGCCGCACGGCTTGCCGCGTTGGCTCGAGGGCAACGGGTGATCATGCGCCCGCACCTGACCGATCGCGACGCGTTGGCCGACCTGCTCGCCGCCCTCGACCTCTACGTCTCGCCCGCGCCGTTCGAGACCTTCGGCCTTGCGGTGTGCGAGGCACTGGCCTCCGGCGTACCGGTGGTGTCCGTCGACCACGGCGCGGCCGCCGAACTGGTCCGTGCCTCGGGCGGGGTTGCTCACGCCGCTCGGCGACGTGGCGGCCCTGGGCGAGGGGATTCTCGCCGCCATCGGACTGTGATCGCGAACCGCTCGCCGCTGCCGCTCGCGCACATGTCGACCGGCATCATCGATGGGACACCGCCATCGGACAGCTGCTCGACGTCTACCGTCGCTTGGTCGCATGAACCTTCCGCTGGCGGTGCACCTCGGCTGTGCGGCACTCGTCGCCGCCGATCTGGCGGCGCGGAGTTGGCGACTCCGCGTCCTCACCGCGAGTGCCGGATACACGCTGCGGCCGGTCGAGGCGCTCCGCGCCAATCTGCTGGCCGATGCCGGCGCCGTGCTGTCGCCGATGCGGGTTGGGGCGAGCCGGCGCGCGTGGCAGGGCTCGCCGCGACCGGGATGGGGATGCCCGCCATTGTCGCGACCATCGGCTGGGAGCTGGTCACGGCATGGCCCACCCTGCTCGCCATGGGTGCGATCCTCCTGTTGGTCGCTGCGCCGGAATGGCTCGCCAGCACGGGGCCGTTACTCGCCGAGCGGGTCGCGGCGTCGAAATCGACGCTCGTGCTGCTCGGGACCGTGATGGTGATCGGGGGCATCGCCGCGAGCGGACTGCGGCGGAGGATCGCGGCGGCGATAGGGGGCCGCATCGCAGAGTATGTCATTCCATGGCGGGGCATGCGTCGCAGAGCGCTGGTCATGAGCGTCGCCCTCTCCGCCGTCAACGTGGCCGCACGCACCGCGCTGCTCCCCGTGCTGGCGATGGGGCTGACGTCGCCTCCGTCGCCGGAGGTGGTCTGGCTCGGATCGTTCGCGCTGGTCTATGGGCAACTGATCTTCCCGACCCCGGCCGGGGTCGGGGCGGTGGAGTTCGGCCTTGCCGGGGGTGCGGCAGGTGATCTCGGCAGCGATCTCGGGGTGCTGTTGGCGTGGCGCTGGTGGGCGACCCTGTTGCCGGCCCTCCTGGGCCTGATGGTGGCGTGGGAACTGCGTGGCGCGTTGCGTCGCCTTGTCCGCCCGCGGTGA
- a CDS encoding SIMPL domain-containing protein produces MSDQPSTRPALILGISIVLAALVAAGAVSGLKRANDDITVTGSAKRLVRADLAVWRLDVGRQAGTQADAARIARDGAEQTRAFLMTQGFPDSSITVRAPFTMVVNEYINGNETGRVLGYRVTQQVELRSPDVDKVAALAGDLSGLLTAGVGVVGQAPEYLYAKLPDIRGPLLAEATKDARTRADEILGAVGAKTGRLKAVRVGVFQVTKRNSTEVNDYGMYDTSDRDKEVTGVVRITFAVK; encoded by the coding sequence GGCATTTCCATCGTGCTGGCAGCGCTCGTCGCCGCCGGGGCGGTCAGCGGCCTCAAGCGCGCCAACGATGACATCACCGTCACCGGATCGGCCAAGCGGCTGGTGCGCGCCGATCTCGCGGTGTGGCGACTCGACGTCGGCCGTCAGGCAGGGACGCAGGCCGATGCCGCCCGCATCGCCCGCGATGGTGCCGAGCAGACCCGCGCCTTCCTGATGACGCAGGGCTTCCCCGATTCGAGCATCACCGTGCGCGCGCCCTTCACGATGGTGGTCAACGAGTACATCAACGGCAACGAGACCGGCCGCGTCCTGGGGTACCGGGTCACCCAGCAGGTCGAGCTGCGCTCCCCGGACGTCGACAAGGTCGCGGCGCTGGCTGGCGACCTCTCCGGGCTGCTGACGGCGGGAGTGGGAGTGGTCGGGCAGGCGCCGGAGTACCTCTACGCCAAGCTGCCGGACATCCGGGGTCCGTTGCTGGCCGAGGCGACCAAGGACGCCCGCACCCGCGCCGACGAGATCCTGGGGGCGGTGGGGGCCAAGACGGGGCGGCTCAAGGCCGTGCGGGTCGGGGTCTTCCAGGTGACCAAGCGGAATTCCACCGAGGTGAACGACTACGGGATGTACGACACCAGCGATCGGGACAAGGAGGTCACGGGCGTGGTCCGGATCACCTTTGCGGTGAAATAG
- a CDS encoding sel1 repeat family protein, with the protein MEWYRKASSGGDLEAKMALSRLLETGRGAPANQGESIALLREAAAGGLLRAQQNLAFRLENGGGIKKDEAESALWYRRAAEQGDVASQEKLAEFLAKGRGVTKNEAEALDWYKKAGEKGSAESAWQAAQAYFRGKGTPKDEAAGMEWLRKAAARNHTEATKELAKRGG; encoded by the coding sequence GTGGAGTGGTACCGGAAGGCGAGTTCGGGTGGCGACCTCGAGGCCAAGATGGCGCTCTCCCGTCTGCTCGAGACCGGGCGCGGGGCGCCGGCCAACCAGGGGGAGTCGATCGCCCTCCTGCGCGAGGCCGCTGCGGGCGGGCTGCTTCGGGCCCAGCAGAATCTTGCCTTCCGCCTCGAAAACGGCGGCGGGATCAAGAAGGACGAGGCCGAGTCGGCGCTCTGGTATCGTCGCGCGGCGGAACAGGGCGACGTGGCCAGTCAGGAGAAGCTCGCAGAGTTCCTCGCCAAGGGCCGTGGGGTGACCAAGAACGAAGCCGAGGCGCTCGACTGGTACAAGAAGGCGGGTGAGAAGGGATCGGCTGAGTCGGCCTGGCAGGCGGCGCAGGCCTACTTCCGGGGCAAGGGGACGCCGAAGGACGAGGCGGCGGGGATGGAATGGCTCCGGAAGGCGGCCGCGCGCAACCACACCGAAGCCACCAAGGAACTCGCCAAGCGCGGCGGCTGA
- a CDS encoding glycosyltransferase family 1 protein, producing the protein MRIAIFSEVYRPMVSGVSLVLQRLVAALEQRGHVVRVYAPDYPLAPGHVDDPNICRTPSRRLFLYPDVRWGFPEWPAIRADFAAFRPDLVHVATEFAMGTTGIRLAREFDLPVIASAHTDYERYSSRYHLDWLMPAGWQYLRWFYGHATRVLCPSRPYERHLHLRGVRHTALWSRGVDRAPPPRIVTRRCGQSSASPPDQPMVLYVGRLAAEKNLDLLLEAWRQLGPRADDPRLVLVGAGPLEAELRTATPPGVVIAGVRTGLPLGACYASADLFAFPSSTETFGNVLLEAMSSGVASLAVSAGGVTDFAEHDVNAWMVEPDSATALTEGLRRLLDDRALRRRLAAGGEATAASRDWKSIFTGVLQEYERALALARLDHAA; encoded by the coding sequence ATGCGCATCGCGATCTTCTCCGAAGTCTACCGGCCGATGGTGAGCGGCGTCTCCCTCGTGCTGCAGCGTCTCGTGGCGGCCCTGGAGCAGCGAGGGCATGTGGTGCGGGTCTACGCCCCCGACTACCCGCTCGCGCCAGGCCACGTCGACGACCCCAACATCTGTCGCACGCCGTCGCGACGGCTCTTTCTCTACCCGGACGTCCGTTGGGGCTTTCCGGAGTGGCCGGCGATCCGCGCGGACTTCGCCGCGTTCCGGCCGGACCTCGTCCACGTGGCGACAGAGTTCGCCATGGGCACCACGGGGATCCGACTCGCGCGTGAGTTCGACCTCCCGGTGATTGCCTCGGCGCACACCGACTACGAGCGCTACTCGTCCCGCTACCACCTCGACTGGCTGATGCCGGCGGGGTGGCAGTATCTGCGCTGGTTCTATGGCCACGCGACCCGCGTGCTCTGCCCGTCGCGCCCCTACGAGCGACACCTGCACCTGCGCGGTGTTCGCCACACGGCGCTCTGGAGCCGCGGGGTGGACCGCGCGCCACCCCCGCGCATCGTGACGCGGCGGTGCGGGCAGAGTTCGGCCTCGCCCCCCGACCAGCCGATGGTGCTCTACGTCGGTCGACTCGCGGCGGAGAAGAACCTCGACCTGCTGCTCGAGGCGTGGCGCCAGCTGGGGCCTCGTGCCGACGATCCGCGACTCGTGCTCGTCGGGGCGGGCCCGCTCGAGGCGGAGCTGCGAACTGCGACACCACCTGGGGTGGTGATTGCCGGAGTGCGTACCGGCCTGCCGCTCGGGGCATGCTACGCGTCGGCTGACCTCTTCGCCTTTCCGTCGAGCACCGAAACGTTCGGCAATGTCCTGCTCGAGGCGATGTCCTCCGGCGTGGCATCGCTCGCGGTCAGTGCGGGGGGCGTCACCGACTTCGCCGAGCATGACGTCAATGCCTGGATGGTCGAGCCGGATTCGGCCACGGCGCTGACCGAGGGACTGCGGCGGCTCCTCGATGACCGCGCCCTGCGGCGACGACTCGCCGCGGGCGGCGAGGCCACGGCCGCCAGTCGCGACTGGAAGTCGATCTTCACCGGCGTGCTCCAGGAATACGAGCGGGCCTTGGCGCTCGCGCGGCTCGATCACGCGGCCTGA
- a CDS encoding Na+:solute symporter, with translation MNPTLLDWGIVLASIVICAIPPILLAKRAGSSTAEFFTSGQSAPWWLIGVSMVATTFSTDTPNLVTNFVRTGGVASNWQWWAFLLTGMATVFFFARLWRRSGVLTDLEFYELRYSGRAATLVRGFRAVYLGLFFNCFIMASVNLAAAKIASIVLGWPMWQTLVICGVLNVAFAASSGLWGVLVVDFIQFGIAMTGAFSAMYFALKQPEVGGMAGLVAKLPESTLSLVPDFSNWPLTLTLFVIPLTLQWWSVWYPGAEPGGGSYIAQRMLAAKSERDALGGTLLFNVAHYALRSWPWIIVALASMLVFPTLESIQVAFPNVDPRLIGHDLAYPAMLKFLPHGFLGLMIAGMLAAYVSTLVTHLNWGSSYLVHDFYRRFVKTDATEAHYVGVGRWITAALMIVAGLLTYALDTAAESFQLLLSIGAGTGLIYLLRWFWWRINAWCEITAMISSFVVALGFFIANKMGMQIPAHISLLLTIAVTTAVWVTTAIVTAPTDRNVLLAFYRKVRPAGPGWESIRAETGLPASPDSLPQAFLAWMFGCFMVYGALFGTGSLIYGHTRTAAFWITVFVISAGVLLRIVPKMWSASPVES, from the coding sequence GTGAATCCGACCCTGCTCGACTGGGGGATCGTGCTTGCCTCCATCGTGATCTGCGCGATCCCGCCGATCCTCCTGGCGAAGCGCGCCGGCTCGAGCACCGCGGAGTTCTTCACGTCGGGCCAGTCCGCCCCGTGGTGGCTGATCGGCGTCTCGATGGTGGCCACCACCTTCAGCACCGACACGCCGAACCTCGTCACCAACTTCGTGCGGACCGGCGGCGTCGCCAGCAACTGGCAGTGGTGGGCGTTCCTCCTCACCGGGATGGCGACGGTCTTCTTCTTTGCGCGCCTCTGGCGGCGGAGCGGCGTCCTCACCGACCTCGAGTTCTACGAGCTCCGCTACAGCGGCCGTGCCGCCACGCTCGTGCGTGGCTTCCGGGCGGTCTATCTCGGCCTCTTCTTCAACTGCTTCATCATGGCCTCGGTGAATCTCGCCGCTGCGAAGATCGCCTCGATCGTCCTCGGCTGGCCGATGTGGCAGACGCTGGTGATCTGTGGCGTCCTCAACGTCGCCTTCGCGGCGAGCTCGGGGCTCTGGGGCGTCCTCGTCGTCGACTTCATCCAGTTCGGCATCGCGATGACCGGCGCCTTCTCGGCGATGTACTTCGCGCTCAAGCAGCCCGAGGTCGGCGGCATGGCGGGGCTGGTGGCCAAGTTGCCCGAGTCGACGCTCTCGCTGGTGCCGGACTTCAGCAACTGGCCGTTGACGCTGACATTGTTCGTGATTCCGCTGACGCTGCAGTGGTGGTCGGTCTGGTATCCGGGGGCAGAACCGGGCGGCGGGTCGTACATCGCCCAGCGGATGCTCGCGGCCAAGTCCGAGCGCGACGCCCTCGGCGGCACCCTGCTGTTCAACGTGGCGCACTATGCCTTGCGGTCGTGGCCGTGGATCATCGTGGCCCTCGCCTCGATGCTCGTCTTCCCCACGCTCGAGTCGATCCAGGTCGCCTTCCCGAATGTCGACCCGCGGCTGATCGGGCACGACCTCGCCTATCCGGCGATGCTCAAGTTCCTCCCGCACGGATTCCTCGGCCTGATGATCGCCGGGATGCTGGCCGCATACGTGTCGACCCTGGTGACGCACCTCAACTGGGGCTCGTCCTACCTGGTGCACGACTTCTACCGCCGCTTCGTGAAGACTGACGCCACCGAGGCGCACTACGTCGGCGTGGGCCGCTGGATCACCGCGGCCCTGATGATTGTCGCCGGACTGCTCACGTACGCGCTCGACACGGCGGCCGAGTCGTTCCAGTTGCTGCTGTCGATTGGGGCCGGCACGGGCCTGATCTACCTGCTGCGCTGGTTCTGGTGGCGGATCAACGCCTGGTGCGAGATCACCGCGATGATTTCGTCGTTCGTCGTCGCGCTCGGCTTCTTCATCGCCAACAAGATGGGGATGCAGATTCCGGCGCACATCTCGCTGCTGCTCACCATCGCCGTGACCACGGCAGTCTGGGTCACCACGGCGATCGTCACCGCGCCGACCGACCGGAACGTGCTGCTCGCCTTCTACCGGAAGGTGCGCCCGGCCGGTCCGGGGTGGGAATCGATTCGGGCGGAGACCGGGCTGCCGGCGTCGCCCGATTCGCTGCCGCAGGCCTTTCTGGCATGGATGTTCGGCTGCTTCATGGTCTATGGCGCGCTCTTCGGCACCGGCTCGCTGATCTACGGCCACACCCGAACCGCCGCCTTCTGGATCACCGTCTTCGTGATCAGCGCCGGGGTGCTGCTCCGGATCGTGCCGAAGATGTGGAGTGCGAGTCCGGTGGAGTCATGA
- a CDS encoding C40 family peptidase, which produces MPLLRRLALPALLAAAMAASIPASARAQSAAFSRDEKPFTTISKMFAKDAPSDSLVTLAKAQIGTRYKLGAKAPGKAFDCSGLVQWVMAAFNLDLPRTSREQAKAGIEVPKDPTQLRPGDLLYFGKGKTVSHIGIYVGDGKYVHAANRRKGVVEAALPTGTRAKTWWKGARRIFGGADDAPPITLFDSLLVSRTSGS; this is translated from the coding sequence GTGCCCCTGTTGCGCCGCCTCGCACTCCCCGCCCTGCTCGCCGCCGCCATGGCCGCGAGCATTCCGGCGTCGGCGCGTGCGCAGTCCGCGGCCTTCTCGCGCGACGAGAAGCCGTTCACGACCATCTCCAAGATGTTCGCGAAGGACGCACCCTCGGACTCATTGGTGACGCTGGCGAAGGCGCAGATCGGCACCCGCTACAAGCTTGGCGCGAAGGCGCCGGGAAAGGCATTCGATTGCAGCGGGCTGGTGCAGTGGGTGATGGCCGCGTTCAATCTGGATCTGCCGCGCACCTCGCGTGAGCAGGCGAAGGCGGGCATCGAGGTCCCGAAGGATCCGACGCAGCTCCGGCCGGGCGACCTGCTCTACTTCGGGAAGGGGAAGACCGTCAGCCACATCGGCATCTACGTCGGCGACGGCAAGTATGTGCACGCGGCAAATCGTCGGAAGGGCGTCGTGGAAGCTGCCCTGCCCACGGGGACCAGGGCCAAGACCTGGTGGAAGGGTGCCCGCCGCATCTTTGGTGGTGCCGATGACGCCCCGCCGATTACGCTCTTCGATTCCCTGCTCGTCAGCCGCACCAGCGGCAGCTAA